The Medicago truncatula cultivar Jemalong A17 chromosome 4, MtrunA17r5.0-ANR, whole genome shotgun sequence genome includes a region encoding these proteins:
- the LOC11409195 gene encoding uncharacterized protein, with amino-acid sequence MESTEKQPGLLQQIVPPRLEDACLEDPALPPESIHEAFLKAVAAMKSRIFTSSDEDDCIDDPKPGGEDASDVVGVIESEKEEPGACVDGLQGLDKEKDDVKEKSEEKEKKEKKPILVGGYP; translated from the coding sequence atggaGTCCACCGAGAAACAACCAGGATTGCTACAACAAATTGTACCACCGCGTCTAGAAGACGCATGTCTCGAAGATCCTGCACTTCCACCGGAATCAATCCACGAAGCGTTTCTCAAAGCAGTCGCCGCCATGAAATCGAGAATATTCACATCCTCCGACGAAGATGATTGCATCGACGATCCAAAGCCGGGCGGCGAGGATGCTTCAGATGTCGTTGGTGTGATTGAGTCGGAAAAGGAGGAGCCGGGAGCTTGTGTTGATGGGTTGCAAGGTTTGGATAAGGAGAAAGATGATGTGAAGGAAAAAAGTgaagaaaaggagaagaaagagaagaaacctATCTTGGTTGGTGGCTATCCTTGA